A genomic stretch from Scomber scombrus chromosome 8, fScoSco1.1, whole genome shotgun sequence includes:
- the LOC133984678 gene encoding trace amine-associated receptor 8b-like: MGETLEQVELCIPPLNTSCISTLVSPKASLIKTLLYCIALLTVTLNLLVVISISHFRQLHTTTNIFLLSLAVSDLLVGLAVMPATVDQQSCRFPGKITCALLFLLSITLTSSSVGSMVLISVDRYLAICVPLHYSSMITPSRAKICVSLCWICSVIYNFIILKDHLSQIDMFNPCLQECTVFISYISGLVDFIVTFLGPVTVIIVLYMRVFVVAVSQARVMRSQIVAVKSKTLTVVVKKSEMRAARTLGIVLLVFIVCLCPYYCPFLAGEDMTDDGSSAQSWLFYFNSTFNPLIYAFFYPWFRKAIKLIVSLQILQPGSCKTKLI, encoded by the exons ATGGGAGAGACATTGGAACAAGTTGAGCTCTGCATCCCTCCTCTCAACACCTCCTGCATTTCAACACTGGTTTCTCCCAAAGCCTCACTCATCAAAACACTGTTGTACTGCATCGCTCTGCTCACCGTGACGCTCAACCTACTGGTTGTCATCTCCATCTCTCATTTCAG GCAGCTTCACACAACCACCaacatcttcctcctctccctggcTGTGTCTGACTTGCTTGTGGGTCTTGCAGTGATGCCAGCTACAGTTGACCAGCAGTCCTGCAGGTTTCCAGGTAAAATCACATGTGCTCTCCTGTTTTTGTTGAGCATTACTCTCACCTCTTCCTCTGTTGGAAGTATGGTGCTTATATCAGTGGACCGTTACTTGGCTATTTGTGTTCCTCTGCACTATTCTTCCATGATAACACCAAGCAGAGCTAaaatatgtgtgtctttgtgttggATCTGTTCTGTTATCTACAACTTCATTATATTAAAAGATCACTTGTCCCAAATAGATATGTTTAATCCCTGCCTCCAAGAATGTACAGTTTTCATAAGCTACATATCAGGACTAGTAGACtttattgtcacttttttgGGCCCTGTTACTGTTATCATTGTTCTCTATATGAGAGTGTTTGTGGTGGCTGTGTCACAGGCACGTGTTATGCGGTCTCAAATTGTAGCTGTCAAATCAAAAACTCTCACTGTAGTTGTGAAGAAATCTGAGATGAGGGCTGCTAGAACTCTTGGCATTGTCCTACTTGTGTTTATAGTTTGTCTGTGTCCATATTACTGTCCTTTTCTAGCAGGAGAGGACATGACAGATGATGGTTCATCTGCTCAAAgttggttattttattttaactccaCTTTCAATCCTCTGATCTATGCCTTTTTCTACCCCTGGTTTAGAAAAGCTATTAAACTTATTGTCAGTCTTCAAATACTGCAGCCAGGTTCCTGTAAGACAAAGCTAATTTAG